The following DNA comes from Mucilaginibacter jinjuensis.
TCTTTGCGTGGCACTACAAACTCTTTCCCTTTTTCATCCACCGCATAAATAAGCCTGCGGGTGCGGGTAGAGATCTCCATTTCACCATAACGCATTACAGGGATAATCATCACATGGTTGCCAAAATCCGACAGGTAGATGATCTTCTCTGTATCCTCGTAAAACCTCTGCTGTTTCAACTGCGCAGGGGTGGCCGGTTTAATGTACTGGTAGTCGACGGTAATTTTATCTTCCAGCTTACTCAGCCAAAGTGATTTAAACTCATTGAATTTACTGGCGTGGATCAGCAGGTTACCCGGTCTCTTTTTTAGTAATTCGATAATGTTTAGCACCTGCAGGTTGTCCACCAGGTAAAGGTTACCCAGAATTGTATCTATAAAATAGGTGTATACCACAGCAAAGTCTTTGGGCCTAAAAACTTTTCCCTCGATATTAATGCCCCCCGACACCTCAAAAAATTGATCTTGTTGGGTAACTGTTAACTTAAGGCCATCATGGGGCAAAACCTGTACTCTTATCCGATCAACAGAAGCCGAAGTTATCTTATCAGACATTGCGGGCCAGTGCCTATAAAATTCATACCCTAATGGGTTTTTAACTATGGCCCTCAAAGCAATTAGGTCGGCCTCTGATTTTTTTGCATTAAGGTGGTTTTGAAACTTACTAATCCCAGTATAAAACTTCATTTGCTGGGTGTCCTCCGTTTTCCAGACAAAATCAAGTGGCGATATTGGGGTTGTAGGGTTCTTAATCTTCCCTTCTTTAGTAGTTTGGGCTTCGTATAATTCTATAAATAGGTACTTATAATATTTATGCTCTTTTAACACTAAAAAAACCTTTTTGCCTTCCTCTGCTGTGGGTAAAATAAAAGGTTCTGCAACTGGTGTGATCAATTCATTTAAAGCATGCAGGCTCTCTCGTGTAACCGGCATTAATGACGATTGCCTTGGTGCAATAACAAGTTTTTTATTGTCGAATTCGATTTTAAAAAAACTATCCAGATCCGGTTCGTGCTGCAGGCCGTAATCAGCTGCAAATTTCTGGAGTTTTTCGCGCCGGTATTTTTCGTCAAAAAATATGCGAAGCTCATCACGCTTAACTATAGCATTCAATACCAAAGCCTGGTGCTCGCATAAGCGGCCCTCTTCTGCATGGCAGGCACAGGAGAGCGATATAAAGCCATCCTGCTGAGAAACGGTTACATGCGGGAAGGCGAAAGTGCTGTATTGTTTGATGAAAACACCATAACCAATCCCCAGTTTAACAGGCATTACATATTGATAAGCTTTGCCATCAGTGTAAATATCGGCGGGTGCATGCTGTGCAATAATAGCTTCAGAAAGGGTTTCAATGGTAACCCCTTCAAATATTACGCTATGGTTTTCGGCCGTATCACCCTGATCACTAATTATCTTAATCACTACACTGCTTGTTTATGGAACAGCTATAAATATCAAAACTAATTTAACATATAGCCAACAAAAAACTTTTTTAAACCACCAATTAAAAATGCTTTAAACCTTCGGCGGGTATTAATTGTCATACCAATAACAACTAATATAACTATGAAAAATACAGCAAAAGCATTAATTATTGCAGGCATGATGTCATTAGCGGCATCAAGCACATTTGCACAGGTAATAGTACGTGTGCGCCCCGAAAGACCACATGAAACCGTAGTAGTGCGCCGCGGACCAGCCCCATCGCCAAGACATGTTTGGGTTGATGAAGACTGGACCGAACGTGATGGCCGCTACGTATGGCATGGTGGTTATTGGGCAGCTCCTCCACGCCCCGGAGTAGCTTACGTACCCGGACACTGGAGAGACACCCGCCACGGCTATGTATGGGTAGCCGGCCACTGGAGATAACAATTAGATAAAAGCACCTTAAGGTGCTTTTATTGTTTATGGGATATTTACAACCTATAGCACTATAGGCAAACTCCCTCAAAATAATATCCGTAATTAGGTTAATATCCTACAATTAAACTAATTATCATTGATTAAACTTTATGATTTACCCAAGGCAAAAAAAGCAAATATTACCTACATAGCACAGAAAACACTCTTTTATTAGTGCTAAACACCCTGATAGTACGACTGTATTATATTAACATTACAGGTATAAAATTCTTACAAATTTAGGTGCTTTAATATTTGCTGCTGTGATAGCAATATATTACTTTTATAAACGCTCCTGTTATATTGCAGTTATAATACCTTTTTTAGTACCATATTTTAGCCCATCCTGTGCCCGGCGAAAATCTTTTACTCGCCACATATTTTAATTAATAAAGCACAATATCTGTTGATTTGTAACAACAGGTTATGCCCATCTTATTAGTTTATTTGACCATAGACCCATGTCAGAAAAGACGAAAAAACAGCAAGAGCGTATTGCGGAGCATTCTACAAACCAGATGCAGACATTTGTAAGGTCTGCTGGTTTAATAAATGCACCCAACTCCAGTGATACCACACCGCCGGAGAAAGAAACGACTAAAATTATTCGGTATATTAAATTCTCAGATTTATCTGGGGATACATTAGATCTGTTAGATTCAGAGCAGCGTAATACGCATGGTATGCAACAAGTTTTATTGTGGCTACTGGCACATTCGGGGCACGATTTTACCGGCTATAAAAAAAGTACAATAGCCAGTCGTATTAATCGCAGGCTTGCATTTCATAAACACCTCAGTTATACAGAATACGTCGCCTATCTGCAACATAACCCTGCCGAAACAGATATTTTATTTAATGAATTACTTATTGGGGTTACCCGATTTTTCAGGGACGCGTATGCTTTCGATTCACTAAAGATAAAGTTGATCAGCCTTTTTAAATCAAAAAAAGATAAAGAGGCTATACGCATTTGGGTTAGCGGTTGCTCAACCGGCCAGGAAGCATATTCTATCGCCATGCTGGTTACAGAATGCCTCGAGAAGCTAAAAATGAACCTAAAAGTGCAAATATTTGCTACCGATTTAAGCGCCGTAGCTATTGAATATGCACGCCACGGTATTTATTACGATAATGCAATTGCCGACCTGAGTGAGCGCCGCATCAGGAAATTTTTTGTAAAACAGGATAATGGCTACCAGGTAATTAAAGAGTTACGTAATATGATTACGTTTTCGCGGCACGATTTAATTAAAGATGCGCCTTTTACCCGCCTCGACCTGCTTTGCTGCCGTAATGTAATGATCTACTTTACGGCCGAGCTTCAAAAGAAAATTGTACCGATAATGCATTACGCGCTTAATAATGGCGGGCTGATATTTACCGGTATGGCCGAAAACATAAGCGGCCTTGCAGAGTTGTTTGTACCTGTTGATGAAAAATGGAAGATATTTGAACGCAGGGACAATGAAGTTAAACCCGATTTAAAACCTGTTACTGAGAGTAAACAGCAAAAAACAAGTACAGAAAAAGCTTCAGCACAGCTTCAGTATAGCCACATCAAATACCTGCAGGAAAAATTTGCCGATACCCAGCAACAATTAATAATGGCCACTAAGCAAATGGATAGTTTGCTTGTCGAAATAAAACTGGTCAATAAAAAACATAATACCAAAACAGCCTTAATACCCAACTACCCCACCCCGCAGGAGCTAGAGCAGTTAAACAGTAACATTAAGAGTTTACTTGATGCTACAACCAAAGATATCCTGCTTTTACATAAACAATTAGAGGATTTAAGGTTTGAAAGAGAAAAAATACTTACAACAGGATAACTCTATACTGAATAAGCTACGTACGGATGCCGAAAAAATATTAAGCAAAGGCATTACCAAAGCCGGTGCTGGTAAAGATGATGCGCAATTACAGGAACTGAAATTAAATATAGCTGACCTGGAACAACATAACCGGCAGTTATA
Coding sequences within:
- a CDS encoding CheR family methyltransferase — translated: MSEKTKKQQERIAEHSTNQMQTFVRSAGLINAPNSSDTTPPEKETTKIIRYIKFSDLSGDTLDLLDSEQRNTHGMQQVLLWLLAHSGHDFTGYKKSTIASRINRRLAFHKHLSYTEYVAYLQHNPAETDILFNELLIGVTRFFRDAYAFDSLKIKLISLFKSKKDKEAIRIWVSGCSTGQEAYSIAMLVTECLEKLKMNLKVQIFATDLSAVAIEYARHGIYYDNAIADLSERRIRKFFVKQDNGYQVIKELRNMITFSRHDLIKDAPFTRLDLLCCRNVMIYFTAELQKKIVPIMHYALNNGGLIFTGMAENISGLAELFVPVDEKWKIFERRDNEVKPDLKPVTESKQQKTSTEKASAQLQYSHIKYLQEKFADTQQQLIMATKQMDSLLVEIKLVNKKHNTKTALIPNYPTPQELEQLNSNIKSLLDATTKDILLLHKQLEDLRFEREKILTTG